The Veillonellales bacterium DNA window ATTATGAAGGCGAAGTACCACCACAAATGCTTATGATTGATGTTCCCGAAGCGGAGTATATTGTTTTTGAACACGGGCCATTCGATTATGAGCAGGAAAATCGTAGTGTAGAGGAAAAGATTGAAAAAGCAATGGCAACTTTTGATTCTGCAGGCACTGGTTACTGCTTTGATACTTCCCCCGGCAGAATAATTTACCTTTATCATAATCCAGAACGGTTTTTTAAGTATATCAGACCAGTACGGAGGTAAATATGAAAAATACCCGCCGCGCAAGCAGAAAATAAAAAAACCGTTGCGGCGGTTTTTTTATTTTCGTTGTTTAGCGGATTTTTAGATTAGAACCTATTTGCTAGGTTCCTTTCATTCCTTTTTCATCTATTTTTTTTGCAAAACGAAGGCAATAAAGTTCAAATATTTTCCACCGCCTGCGCTCCATGTTTTGCGGTCATTAACCGCGATCTCATTTTCCTGCATAAGCCAATCCGCCCAAACTTCCTCGTTGCTTTCCATCTCGTACACGGAAATAACTTCGGCATTCCGGCTGCTATTTACGATTTCTGTCCAATAAGCAGTATCTCGCAGATAGATAAGCTGCTCCGGCGTCCACGAGAGAAGCAATTCTTTCGGCAGGTTATCATGGCAATCTTTTTTCATACCGGGTACACAGGCGTAAATATATCCTCCGCTCTTGACATAGGGCAACAGTTTCGCGTCTAAATATTCCGGGTCACGACCCCAAAAATTATAGGAATCTGTGCTGATTATTGCATCGAAAAAATCTTTCTCAAATGGCAAGGCTGTAGCGTCAACCTTAACGGGTATTATCTGTTTATGAGTAAGACCCATTCCATCAAAAAATTTGCGGTTCTCTTGCGGGTCACTCCATAAATCCGCGGCATAAACAGTAAAGCCATAATCTTTTACAAGCATAACGCTTGTAAGCCCTTGCCCGCTTCCGAGATCGCAGACAAGGCTTCCAGCAGGTATTTTATGATTCCTCAGCATTTCCTCTTGTAATTTGAATGGGTTAGGCCCCATGATTTTTGCCAGCAACTCAGGAGTATTGTACTTTTGGCTTTTTACATATTCCATTATGATCGCTCCTTATCTCTCTAATTAATCTTGTAGCTAAATTATACTCCGCTCATTTTATAAAAGCTCCCTACTAAACGATACAGAAACAAAAAGACGACAGGACACATCTATTATGTCAAGTCGCCTTTTCAAGATTTTTTTACAGCTAATATCTTATATACAGACTTTGATGACAAATAATATTTACTTGCCAATTCCTGAACAGATACACCAGCTTGATATTCCTCAAAAATAGCCGTGTTTCGCTCATTCAGGAAATGCTTGTTATTTGTAAGCTCGCCCCACTTTTTTTTGCTCTCTGCTTTACGGGGAATATATAGATACTGGCCGTCAATATGTTGTTGTATTGCCACGATTAAATCGTCCGGCAATACACAATTTGCATTGATATAGTCCATCGTGCGCCTCCTATAATCGAAAAGAATAGGATTCCGCAAGGACTATCTTCATATTGGAATTATGCGATAGCCCCTGCTATGCACAATTCCGACTCCGGTAAACGTTTAGTAATAAGACATGCTCCTTCCTTTTTATCTGTTATTTTTTCAATAATGCCTGTTTCATTTCACCTTTTTAATCTTCAAGCAAGTCTTAAGCAAGTTGTTTCTAAAAGCAATATCAAAATCCCGGTAATGTTGGCTTTCTCCCCATTGGCGCATTTCTTCATGCTCGGGATGCTTAGGATCGTTCCAGACACAAAGAAACTCCTCATACCCAGGAATCCCGCCTACGTCCTCAGGTGGACAAGCGCCCTCACCCTCCAGAATTGTCGGATAGCCAAATTGATAATCAGCAATGATTTTCTCAAGCTCTATTTTGTGCCGCCAATCATCGCCGAAATCATAAACATAAGTCAGTGTTTTATATTCCTCAAGATATCGATCAATTTTAAGGGTCTGCGGCTGCCTTATAGCTGTCTCCAATGTCCGGGCAATAAACCCGTGCGGATCATTGCGCTTGGTCAGTGCTTTTCCCTTATATTTTTCTTGATAGAACTTAAACTCTTCATAGGCTTCTTCATCATTTGTGACACGAAGCTTTTCCTGCGGAAATTCGAACTCATATAAATGGCTGTCCCACCAATCCATAGCAAACTGGATCGTGTCATGCAGCCGCTTAAAGGTGACATCTGCCGGAATAATGACCCGGCGCCAAATAAGAGGCTTCGAATCAACCAATTCTATCTTTATCTGATATGCTTTCATCAATATCCACCTCATAGCACACTTTTGAGAGAAATTGGGTGCATCTAAGTAACACCTCTGTAGCCTTCACTTGCCTTTCTTTTTTTTCGGCTTTGGTATCGGCGTAACCGGTTCCAGAATCGCAATCACTTTCTTGTTGAATTCTGCATTGTCGATATCCAGGACATAGTGTTCCTTGGCCCCGTCATAAGGAAAATCTTTATCGGCTTCCCGCATCAGTTCGTCCAAACACGGCAGAATTTTCACAAACACGGTATTATCGCAAATAAGTAATATTGGTTTGTCGTTCACATAGACCATATACTCCCCAAACATTTTCTTGTAACGAATTTTGCCTACACCCGCGATCTGGTCGCAGACATATTCAATAAAATCTATAGCAGTGCTCATCTTTACCTCATCGACCCTTTCCGGTATTTCTACAACACCAGCATATCGTTCTCGTCAAACAACCAGTTAGGGTTATATGCGACCTCCCAGTAATAGCCGTTGGGATCGGTGAAATAGCCGCTGTACCCGCCCCAGAAGACTTTCTGCGGCTCTTTGGCTATAACTGCGCCCGCTTTTTTCGCAAGCTCCATAACTTCATGCACCTCAGCCTCGCTTTTCACGTTGTAGGCCAACGTAATTCCGGCGAACCCTGCGTCAATCTGTGGCGGGTTTTTCTCGTTAATATCCTCTGCCAGTAGCTTAAGCGGATACAGTTCAAATTTTGTGCCGGTAGTGTTAAAGAAAACCACTTTCGGGTTATCTGCTTTTTCATCGGTGGCAAAGCCCAGCCCGTCGCGGTAAAAACGTATGGACTGTGCCATATCCTTTACGCCAAGGCAAATCATGCTGATTCTGTTCATGGCAGCTTCCTCCTTTTACCTTTTTTGGCAATGCTAGCAGTAGTAAATACTGCCGCCCTTTTTCGTCAGTCCATTATAAACTGCAGAAAAATGCTTTTAATTTCTGCTTGGTATCAACAGACAGCTGTTTATCCGGAATGCCTAGAATCGCACCCTGTATCCCGTACAGCATGTGCAAGCAGGCACCGGAATCGCGCTCATTACGGATGCGCCGAAACGCTTCCTCCACGCCAATTTCTCTAAGCTGCTCCGGTGTCTCAATACCGACAGCCAGCAGATTTTCTTCCAGCACTTTGCCCACGTTTGGCAGTTTTGATAGTTCGCTCATAACGCATCCTCCATTTCGGGCACTCAAGTTTTCAAGTATTCTGGGTCAAAACGAATTATATGGTACTATTAACGACCGTCAGGTTACTGGGATTAATTTATTGCAGCCGCGTTAGTATTACTGGATGGGTAGTTACATGTTTACCTTTGTCCACCCCTTCAAGTATAACTGCTACTTTTGTCATAAAATCACAGTCCTCCTTTCTTAAATGCCAAGAAAACATTTAGTCTAATTGCTTCTTATTTTTAATATTCATGAATTGAACCCTTTCCAATCTTAAAGAAATACCGTAAACTAACAAGCGTTAAAAAAGTTATAAGTGCACCTGACATTATAATAAATCTTAATTCTACTCCAGTTTCTAGGCTTTTAAGAATAATCGTTGTCCCAATTGGTAAGTTTAGCAACACTCCTGTTAATGTCCCCGGCGCATATCTTCGGAGGGCGATAGTAGCAATTAGATGCGGAAAAAAAGAATTGAGACACACCATAAAGATAAAACCCAAATAAACATATTTAACAATCTCTTGAAATTGCCCTAATGTCATCGATAAAAACGTTACTATATAACCGAATGTTGTTACAATTATTAATGCAAAATGAAATTCTCTACTGGATACTTGCACATGATATTTTCCTGCATTTTTAGACCATTTTGGAAGCCAAATGCCTTCTTCTATATTATGCAAAGTAAACGACAATAAAAAAAATATCTCCACAAGAACCACCTTTCCCAAGCTACATCCTTCAACTATGCAAAAAAATCTTGCAATTTTGTATATACTATTATCAACTTTATTCCCCTGAAAAAACAAACTCCTGTCAATATTGATTTTAGCAGGAGTTTTGTTTGCTTTCAATTTTATTTTTATTACATTTCATGACTAATCGGTATGGCAGTACCCTCTAAAAAATCAACTATGAATCCCTTGCCTGATAATGGGGGTGTCCGCATACCATGCAAATTGTTGTGGAAGTTTTTCTTCTATATGATGAATGATGTTGCTGTTGGATTTATCACCGGGATGTTTTAAAAGTGTGGCATATCCCGTAATCTGGATAGCATTTACTGTTACCAAACCATACAATACCTCAGAGCACAGATTGCTCCATACCCTGTTTGCTGACTACGGGACTTCCCTACCTTTATCCGACAGGACTTTCACCTGTAAGCATCCAAAAATTTACCGGACGCGACTATCAACGCCACGCACTCCACTTGCATCTCCCTGGGCATAGCCCGTATACAACATGCAGATAATTAAAACGCTTCCTATACTATATGTTGTGATTTCCACATTTTCGGTAACTCCCCATCTCCATGTTAACCGAATTGACCCCTTTAATGGAAATTCGCATAAACCAAAGTCTATGCGAACATAAAATAAATTTATAAAATTAACGAAAATCCTTTTCTGTTGCGCTATTTCATTTCTATCTTTTTAGAGCCTCAACCTGTGTTTTGATAGAAACGTGATACTGATTTGCGAAATTGGAAATTCGCATAAAAGTTCTACCCCCTTAGAGCAAGGGGGTACGTTTACTTCTTCCGCGCTTTGATCAAAATAAACGGCGGCCTTCTCCGCTCATTTAATAGATCATTATTAGCGGCCTCAGCTTCAACACTTGCTGTCGGCTCCAAAATTCTTTCTATACCCAAGCCGTTGTCAACTAAGCTGTTAATAATACGGGCTAGGGTTCTATGATACTTGATAACCCCGTTAACGAGCCAGTTATGCTCTCTTAGGCCTTCTTCGGCATAATTATCGAGAATCCAGTGCAGTTTTTCGCCAGAATCATTCCTGCTCCAGCCTTCCGGTATTTTCTTAGCGGTGGCAATTGGATGCTCTTGTGAAAAAATCAAGAATCCCCCTGGTTTCAGCCATTGGCTGATTTCATTGATCAAACCGGCGAAGTCCGCAACATAATGAAAAGCTAGCGAGCTTAATACCAAATCAAAATCTTCTGCTGGAAAATGAGCCTCCTCCATCGGAATGCAGACATACTCTATCTTATCATCGTTAAAATCACGCCTGGCTCTGCCAATCATTTTCGTCGAAATATCAACACCCACGATTCTTCTTGCTCCTTGCGAAGCATACCATTTGCAGGACTCGCCAAAGCCACATCCCAAATCCAGAATGTCTTTATCCTTTAAGTCAGGCAGCAGCGTTCTAAATGCCGGAATTTCCAGGACATCGTTTAGTCCCGCCGAGTTTGCCCGTAGGTTGTCATATGCGTTATAAAAAAGTTCATTATCGTAAATATTCTGCTTCACGCCATCCTCCTAATACCGCATCCCGCCTACTTCCCTTTTGACCGCGGTTCCCATGAGTTGTTTATAGTATTTAGAATATGTGTAGCTAGGTTGTCGATATCAAACATTGAAACAACTCTTCCGCGGCCTTATCTGCCTTTTTCTTATCAAGCATACCTGTGATGCCGCAGAAAGGAACTACAATTTCCCCGAGCACAGTACACTTTAAATACCCGGCAAACATCCGTTCAAAAAGAGGCAATACTAAATCAGCGTTATTTTCAATCGGTCCCCCGCAGGTGACCAGCATCGCGACTTTTTTCCCTTGGATAAAGGATGTATGCTCAGGAGTAGCAAATCCTTTTGCCAGGCAGAAATGCCTGTCAAGATACTGCTTTAATTGAGCGGTAAAATTCCACCCATACAACGGAGAGGCATAAATAACGGCGTCTGCGGCGCCGACTCGCCTAAGCAGATCCTGTACATCATCCTTCTGAACACAAACTGGTTCGTCGGAAGCTTGTTGGCAAGCGAGACAGCCCTGGCACCCATGAATAGTAAAGTCTTTAAGATAAACCCGTTCGGCCTCATGCCCATGCTCTGATAGCCGTTTTTCCATTCGATCTAAGATCTCTGCCGTATTCCCATTCCGGTTAGGGCTTCCTAAGAATGATAGAAATTTCATAATAACCTCCTTGTCTTAACTGAAATTCCACGCAAACAGTTATGCGTAGTCAAGTTGTTACATTTTTATCGGACAGTCAGGGCGATGACAGCCTAACGGCACTGGCGTTCTTTGTCAATTTGCCTATCGATATTTTCAGTATACTTACGCACATAACTCAGCCCCTTCTTGATTTATTTATATCGGATTATTGTTAATGG harbors:
- a CDS encoding methyltransferase domain-containing protein, whose product is MEYVKSQKYNTPELLAKIMGPNPFKLQEEMLRNHKIPAGSLVCDLGSGQGLTSVMLVKDYGFTVYAADLWSDPQENRKFFDGMGLTHKQIIPVKVDATALPFEKDFFDAIISTDSYNFWGRDPEYLDAKLLPYVKSGGYIYACVPGMKKDCHDNLPKELLLSWTPEQLIYLRDTAYWTEIVNSSRNAEVISVYEMESNEEVWADWLMQENEIAVNDRKTWSAGGGKYLNFIAFVLQKK
- a CDS encoding CD3324 family protein codes for the protein MDYINANCVLPDDLIVAIQQHIDGQYLYIPRKAESKKKWGELTNNKHFLNERNTAIFEEYQAGVSVQELASKYYLSSKSVYKILAVKKS
- a CDS encoding plasmid pRiA4b ORF-3 family protein produces the protein MKAYQIKIELVDSKPLIWRRVIIPADVTFKRLHDTIQFAMDWWDSHLYEFEFPQEKLRVTNDEEAYEEFKFYQEKYKGKALTKRNDPHGFIARTLETAIRQPQTLKIDRYLEEYKTLTYVYDFGDDWRHKIELEKIIADYQFGYPTILEGEGACPPEDVGGIPGYEEFLCVWNDPKHPEHEEMRQWGESQHYRDFDIAFRNNLLKTCLKIKKVK
- a CDS encoding TfoX/Sxy family protein encodes the protein MSTAIDFIEYVCDQIAGVGKIRYKKMFGEYMVYVNDKPILLICDNTVFVKILPCLDELMREADKDFPYDGAKEHYVLDIDNAEFNKKVIAILEPVTPIPKPKKKKGK
- a CDS encoding VOC family protein; its protein translation is MNRISMICLGVKDMAQSIRFYRDGLGFATDEKADNPKVVFFNTTGTKFELYPLKLLAEDINEKNPPQIDAGFAGITLAYNVKSEAEVHEVMELAKKAGAVIAKEPQKVFWGGYSGYFTDPNGYYWEVAYNPNWLFDENDMLVL
- a CDS encoding TfoX/Sxy family protein, whose amino-acid sequence is MSELSKLPNVGKVLEENLLAVGIETPEQLREIGVEEAFRRIRNERDSGACLHMLYGIQGAILGIPDKQLSVDTKQKLKAFFCSL
- a CDS encoding HXXEE domain-containing protein; this encodes MKANKTPAKINIDRSLFFQGNKVDNSIYKIARFFCIVEGCSLGKVVLVEIFFLLSFTLHNIEEGIWLPKWSKNAGKYHVQVSSREFHFALIIVTTFGYIVTFLSMTLGQFQEIVKYVYLGFIFMVCLNSFFPHLIATIALRRYAPGTLTGVLLNLPIGTTIILKSLETGVELRFIIMSGALITFLTLVSLRYFFKIGKGSIHEY
- a CDS encoding class I SAM-dependent methyltransferase, translated to MKQNIYDNELFYNAYDNLRANSAGLNDVLEIPAFRTLLPDLKDKDILDLGCGFGESCKWYASQGARRIVGVDISTKMIGRARRDFNDDKIEYVCIPMEEAHFPAEDFDLVLSSLAFHYVADFAGLINEISQWLKPGGFLIFSQEHPIATAKKIPEGWSRNDSGEKLHWILDNYAEEGLREHNWLVNGVIKYHRTLARIINSLVDNGLGIERILEPTASVEAEAANNDLLNERRRPPFILIKARKK
- a CDS encoding flavodoxin family protein; amino-acid sequence: MKFLSFLGSPNRNGNTAEILDRMEKRLSEHGHEAERVYLKDFTIHGCQGCLACQQASDEPVCVQKDDVQDLLRRVGAADAVIYASPLYGWNFTAQLKQYLDRHFCLAKGFATPEHTSFIQGKKVAMLVTCGGPIENNADLVLPLFERMFAGYLKCTVLGEIVVPFCGITGMLDKKKADKAAEELFQCLISTT